TTAAATTATGGTACTAATTTTAACCGTCCTACAGAATCTTTTTCAGAAACACACATAGTATCTGCTTTAGGTCGTATAAGGTATGATTTTAAAAAACGTTATTTAGCAACTTTTACTTTACGTGCCGATGGTTCTTCTAGATTTGGAGACGGAAATAGTTGGGGGTATTTTCCTTCTGGAGGAATTGCTTGGTTAATAAGTGAAGAGCCTTTTATGAAATCTCTTCAAAAAACCATTCCATACTTAAAATTAAGAACCTCATTAGGTAAATCTGGTTCGCAAAACGTAAGTGCCTACGGATGGAGAAAATTACTACAAGCAACGAACTCTTTTGAAGAAGGAGCCTTAGTTCCTGGTAGTAATATTGGTAACTCTAACCTGCAATGGGAAGAAACCAAACAATTAGATATTGGGTTAGATTTTGCATTATTAAATAATAAGCTAAGCGGTACACTAGGTTATTATGAAAGAACCATTGATAATATGATTTTTACCAAAAGGTTAGCGCCTTCTTCTGGCTACGCTACTACGCCATATAATGTTGCTTCCATTACTAATAATGGGTTAGAATTTGATTTAACATACAATATTATTCGTAAAGATGATATCTCTTTAAAAGTTAGTGCAAACATTGCAAGAAATTGGGGTAAACTTAATAAACTAGATGGTGTACTAGAATCTTTAAATTTTCCTACTGGTTGGGGTGCCACAAGTCAGGCAATTACAGCTACACCAGGAGAGTCTTTAGGTAATTGGTATGGTTTTCAAACAGCTGGTCGTTGGTTTGCTACAGCAGAAGAAATAATTGCTTTAAGGGAAAGAGCAACCACAGGATACTCTAATAATAAATATCTTCATACCGGAGATGTACCTGGAGGTTTGTATCCGATAGATCAAAATGGAGATGGTAAAATTGATATAGAAGACCGTGTAAAACTTAATAGCACTTTTAATCCTGTTGCTTTTGGTGGGTTTAGTATGCAATTTAGATATAAGGCATTTAGTTTAAATAGCCAATTTACCTATTCTTATGGAAATAAGAAATATTGGTATGCTATGCAAAGTTTAATTAACTCTAATCATTGGGATAACAAATTTGCTATTATAGAAAATGGGTATTCTTATACAGGAGATCCGTATTCTCAATTTCCAAGTAATCCAGTAAACTCTAACTATCAATTTAATGAAAATTTCATATTTGATGCTTCTTATATAAAACTAAATAATTTATCTGTAAATTATAATGTACCTAAAGATTTTCTTAAAAAAGGTATGATTTCTAAATTGGTATTTTCTTTACAAGCTACAAATGTGTTTACGATAACAAAATACCCAGGTATGGATCCTCAAGGAAATTGGGATTCTGAATGGAATGGCTCATTTTTTGGCATGGGAATAGACAGAGGTATTTACCCGCCTGCAAGAGCATACAATTTTAATATGAAATTAACTTTTAAATAAAAAAAGATGAAAAAAATATTATATTATTTACTTACTTTTTTATGTATAGTCTCTTTTCAATCTTGTGAAAAATATTTAGATGTAGAACCTAAATATGATTATACTTATGATGCAGCCGTTACCAATTATACAAATGCACAAGCCATTGTTAGTGGTATTTATAAAACGATGCAACATAGATGGGTGGCTAGTGAGTTGTATCCCTCATTAACCTCTAATGGTGGTTTTCATCAATATTATGCTGCTAATGCAGCTGGTACTTTTGCTCCAGACGGATATAGTCAAAAAAATATTTGGATTAATCTTTATAAGGTTTTAAATAGTACCAATATTGCCATTTTTGCGTTAAACCAATTAGAAGATGAAAAATACCCTTCTATAGAGGCTAAAAATGCTTTAATTGCAGAAGCACGTTTGTTAAGAGCTTGGATGCATACTCAAATATTTTGGTCATATAACAGGTATTGGGATGATGATGATAGTATCTATGGTTTATTGTATAAAGGAGAAGTGTCTTCTATTGATAATGAACAACAAGCAAGGTTAACTGTTGGAGAAAGCTATGCAAAACTTTTTGAAGATATTGATTTTGCTATTGAACATCTTCCTGCTTTTACAGATCAATTTCATGTGTCTCAAATTTTAGCAAAATCTTTAAAAGCAAAACTTTTTCTATATCGTGGTAGAGATGGAGATTATCAATCTGCTCTAACTTTGGTTGATGATGTTTTATTAAACTTACCCGCAAATGTACATATGGAGACCAGTGCTGGGGTTTTTCCTGAAGTATTAGAGTCTTCTACAGGAGATACATATAACATTACTAGTTTTGAAGACAATAAAAGTCTGATGGGTGCATTGTATGAAAACTCTTGGGATTCATCAGAAAATATATTTGTTAGTTATTTAGAAGATGATGGAAAAAGATATAGCCCTGTTTCTGGTTTTACCTATTATTTGCTAGGGGATGGTACAAGGTATACTTCTACAACACTAACTGGAGGGCTTAAAACATTAGCCTTAAATATGATGAATGAAGATTTTAATAAATACCGTAAAGAAGTATTTATGGGTTGGAGTGATTATGGAACAAGAGGTGCTTATTGGTGTGTAGAAAAATTATGTAGAAAAGACAGGTATGAATTTCCTAATCAGAAATGGGCAACCTACTACTTACGTGTTCCAGAATTGTACTTAATGCAAGCAGAATTACGTATGAGATTAAATCCAAACGATGTTGTTAATGGTATGGCTCCGCTTAACCTAATGCGCCAAAATAGAGGTACAATAATGGTTGATGGAGTTGAAACTCGATTTTTACCAGATGTGGATACTAATGGTTTAACATCTCAACAAGCCATGGATATTTTATTTAAAGAATATTTTCTAGAACTTGGGTTTGAAAACGGTAGCGAATATTTTGCAACATTGCGTTTTCAAATGGAAGATGGACGTGATTGGATTGAAGAATTAAACCCTAATATTAGTGAGTTTATGCGCTGTTGGCCTATTCCAGAAGTAGAAATTACAGCCAACCTAGAATGTAAGCAAAATTTTGGTTGGGAATAAATTTTAAAACTGAATATTATTAAATTAAAAAATAACAAATGAAAAATAATTTTATATATATACTTGTTTTATCAATAATTACGCTTTTAGGATGTGAAACAAAGTTCAATGATCCACTTCCTATTCCAAATGATATTACATTAAATGAATTAGATGAAAGTGTAGGTATTTTTAATCATGTTATTCCAACCGGTAGCTTTACATCCGATGTGGCTACTTTTAACACCGTTAATAATTCAGACGGTTCATATAGTGGGTTTGCATATTCTAATAGAAACTACGCTTCATATACTTGGACTACAACACAAACGGCTTTAGACTCTGTTATCTATAGTGTTTATACACATACTTATTTAAATAAAACAAAAACCTTTGCTGTAGCTCATGTTAAAGATGATGATGCCTTTATATCGTTTGAAAACCCTTCTGTAGTTGAACATGTTTTAATTGCGAATACAAGTTATAACTACTTATCTATGCAGTATGGA
The nucleotide sequence above comes from Polaribacter butkevichii. Encoded proteins:
- a CDS encoding RagB/SusD family nutrient uptake outer membrane protein; amino-acid sequence: MKKILYYLLTFLCIVSFQSCEKYLDVEPKYDYTYDAAVTNYTNAQAIVSGIYKTMQHRWVASELYPSLTSNGGFHQYYAANAAGTFAPDGYSQKNIWINLYKVLNSTNIAIFALNQLEDEKYPSIEAKNALIAEARLLRAWMHTQIFWSYNRYWDDDDSIYGLLYKGEVSSIDNEQQARLTVGESYAKLFEDIDFAIEHLPAFTDQFHVSQILAKSLKAKLFLYRGRDGDYQSALTLVDDVLLNLPANVHMETSAGVFPEVLESSTGDTYNITSFEDNKSLMGALYENSWDSSENIFVSYLEDDGKRYSPVSGFTYYLLGDGTRYTSTTLTGGLKTLALNMMNEDFNKYRKEVFMGWSDYGTRGAYWCVEKLCRKDRYEFPNQKWATYYLRVPELYLMQAELRMRLNPNDVVNGMAPLNLMRQNRGTIMVDGVETRFLPDVDTNGLTSQQAMDILFKEYFLELGFENGSEYFATLRFQMEDGRDWIEELNPNISEFMRCWPIPEVEITANLECKQNFGWE
- a CDS encoding DUF4465 domain-containing protein; the encoded protein is MKNNFIYILVLSIITLLGCETKFNDPLPIPNDITLNELDESVGIFNHVIPTGSFTSDVATFNTVNNSDGSYSGFAYSNRNYASYTWTTTQTALDSVIYSVYTHTYLNKTKTFAVAHVKDDDAFISFENPSVVEHVLIANTSYNYLSMQYGDPYGTEEEPKQNPNIKASAIGVWELNTGGAKRLNEEGDYLKAIVKGYNGDTFTGELEFYLASSRVDPLFPTRTFVVREWMRWDLTELGEVDKLVFNLEGSDVDSVTGELLTPPYFCLDGIRLVR